From the genome of Carassius auratus strain Wakin chromosome 24, ASM336829v1, whole genome shotgun sequence:
TCATTCATTTCTGTATTTTCTAAAGAAGACTCTCATTTCTCTCATTCTGTCTCTCACCTCCCACACGTGAGCCATTATAGGTGCGTCTGCCCAGGAGTGTTCAGCATTGAGGCCGTTCTTCCCATTCTTATACACCACCACAGTGAACGACTTATCAAACCAcctaaaacacaaacactcaGTAAAGACAAATCTACAAGACTATTTATTCTATTGACAATTAAGTCAACATTTAGCATGTTTAAAAACGTAACTGATGGACAAATTGGGACTGAAAATCATCTCACCTGTCGTAGCATTTGCCGTGCAGAAGGGACTTGGCATAGCGATCCAAATTGCCAGCAGGATCATCTCCCCTCATGCCTTGCTCATCGTCATCCAGGGCAACAAAGAACGCCGCTTTCTCAATGCAGTCCAGAGATCTCTTATTCACTCCTGAGCTGAAGAACTCTTTTCTGGCCTGAGCCCAAGGGATTCTGGGAATGAAGTTCAAACATCTGAGCTTTGGTGGCaagaatttaaaaaagtattcttgGGAGGGTTTCCGTAATATACAGATTTATATCATCAAGAAAGATTCTTAATATAAATGCATGTGAAATACTGAAACTTCACAGTTAAcattgatgtactaaaatagttcaaacaaaaatgaataaactataaacaatgggaaaaaaaactaataaaaagataaaagcagaactaaattactaaaacttactcaaattaaaatggaaactgaaaatacaaaataaatctattataCAAGAAAAACATtctctcaatgatactaaaacacATTAATATATTAAGGTATTTTATACATGTATGTACCTGTCTCCTGCCGTCAGAGCCGCGAGTTTGGCCTCTCCGGGCACTGGGGGTGATGGGTTGTCCATTATACGCTGAATCTGTTGCTCGATCTCTCTGGGAGACAGCATGCGGCCGGCGTGGTACAGCCACAGACGGAAATAACGGCCTCGGTGGAACACCGCCACATACTCGCTGTCCTGCCAGTGGATCAGGGAGTCTAAATACACACAGAAAACTAGTAAAGGAACACCAATGCTCACCGTTCACACTTGCAAATGATGCCAAAAATTCATTAGAAGATTCTCAGAGAGGAGGACACATCTGATCTGAGTGGGTTTGACTGGGGCCGGTCTGTGTGTACGGTACAAACCAGGTCTGTCCAgggtgtgtgtgaatgtttataCGGTACAGTAAGACGTGTTTTTACTTGACACTTCCAGGAAAAGACTAAAGTCAAACATCTTTTCATCCTAGAAAGTATGAGGAAATGTGGTGGAGGAAAGActgaaaaattaacattttgaactTTTGAACTGTTATTTTAAAGAGATTATTAAAGGAAAGAACAAATAAACTGTATATTAGTAacagtaactatatatatatatatatatatatatatatatatatatatatatatacagtattgttcaaaataatagcagtacaatgtgactaaccagaataatcaaggtttttagtatattttttattgctacgtggcaaacaagttaccagtaggttcagtagattgtcagaaaacaaacaagacccagcattcatgatatgcacgctcttaaggctgtgcaattgggcaattagttgaaaggggtgtgttcaaaaaaatagcagtgtctacctttgactgtacaaactcaaaactattttgtacaaacattttttttttctgggatttagcaatcctgtgaatcactaaactaatatttagttgtatgaccacagttttttaaaactgcttgacatctgtgtggcatggagtcaaccaacttgtggcacctctcagctgttattccactccatgattctttaacaacattccacaattcattcacatttcttggttttgcttcagaaacagcatttttgatatcaccccacaagttctcaattggattaaggtctggagattgggctggccactccgtaacattaattttgttggtttggaaccaagactttgcccgtttactagtgtgttttgggtcattgtcttgttgaaacaaccatttcaagggcatgtcctcttcagcatagggcaacatgacctcttcaagtattttaacatatgcaaactgatccatgatccctggtatgcgataaataggcccaacaccatagtaggagaaacatgcccatatcatgatgcttgcacctccatgcttcactgtcttcactgtgtactgtggcttgaattcagagtttgggggttgtctcacaaactgcctgtggcccttggacccaaaaagaacaattttactctcatcagtccacaaaattttcctccatttctctttaggccagttgatgtgttctttggcaaattgtaacctcttctgcacatgccttttttttaacagagggactttgcgggggattcttgaaaatagattagcttcacacagacgtcttctaactgtcacagtacttacaggtaactccagactgtctttgatcatcctggaggtgatcattggctgagcctttgccattctggttattcttctatccattttgatggttgtcttccgttttcttccacgtctctctggttttgctcttcattttaaggcattggagatcattttagctgaacagcctatcattttttgcacctctttataggttttcccctctctaatcaactttttaatcaaagtacgctgttcttctgaacaatgtcttgaacgacccattttcctcagctttcaaatgcatgttcaacaagtgttggcttcatccttaaataggggccacctgattcacacctgtttcttcacaaaattgatgacctcagtgattgaatgccacactgctatttttttgaacacacccctttcaactaattcaactaattgcccaattgcacagccttaagagcgtgcatatcatgaatgctgggtctcatttgttttctgagaatctactgaacctactggtaacttgtttgccacgtagcaataaaaaaatatacgaaaaaccttgattattctggttagtcacattgtactgctattattttgaacaatactgtatacacacacacacatataaacatacatacatacacacacacatacatatgtgtatgtatattcatatattcatacacacatatataaagaaaagtatataatatgtatttttgtggatcaaaacctttcattaaAGTTTTCCTAAAACCTAAAAACCAAAATGAGCTCGTTCTTAGGACAAGTCTGATGAACTTTTTTTGATCTTCTTCAAACGTTGACTACTGTATATTTAGATTAATAAACCTAGTTGTCTGTTATTCATCAAGTATGCATTCGATTGatcagtgacagtaaagacgttgCAAAGATGTTACAAAacacttctattttaaataaatgctgttcttttaaactttctattcatcaaagaatcctgaaaaaatgcatcagtttccacagaaatatgaagcagcacaattgttttaaacattgatggtAAGAAATGTTGcataagcaccaaatcagtatatcggaatgatttctgaagatcatgtgacactgaagactggaggaatgaagctgaaaattcagctttgaccatagaaataaattacatgttgacatataaatacaaataaagacagttatttaaaactgtaataatatttctcaatactGCTATTTGTTCTTGGCTTACCCGTCTCTTCTCCTGGAATGCGTGTGGTGTTGAAGATCCTCTCACATTGAGCGGCACACAAAGGAACATTTAAAACTGGCACGCGACTCTAAAAGACAGTTACACTGTTAGTCAAAGTAACCAAAACGTAGTTTTAATTACacaattaaagggacagtccaaccaaaaatattatttaaaaacaatattaattctCACTACAATATTTTAGTTTGGACTACTCCTTTAAGAATGCTGTAAATGATATGTAAATGACCTGTTATCAGTATCTAAACTCCACGTGGCATAGTTTAAAAGTTTGATCATCAAAATGGGCCAGATTGCTAATATGatgatatataaatgcatgtaataTGCTAAACTGATTAATATTGTATGTTAATTGGACTCGAGTTAAGTTCAAACCGAAAAAAAATCAAACCGAACTCTTGAGGACGTTTTATGGTGTGTAAAATTACATATACAAAGCACAGTATACTTGTAGTACtaaaagttgaatttttttcCAGTTATGTTCTCTTTAATGCAAATATGCCAAACACAGACTCAGGACACAGAGCCCTGCCGGTCTTCTCTATTCACACACAGTCTCCATCAACCATCCATATCCTAACAAAGTTCAATGCACAGCTAAAAACAGCTCTGCAATCAATCTCTGTCATCGCTCGGGGTGGCCAGACTTTCACCCCTCGCCCGATAGCATCTGTCAGCGCTGTAATGTGGACTCACAGGTTTAATTTCCTCTCTGTTGAGTTTCCTGCGGTACAAGAGGCAGGCATGCAGTGTGTTTCCTGCTCTCGCGGCTTGAATCGGTGTAGGCGTCACATAGAGGAAGTCCTGAAGATGAAAGAGAGGGACTCAAGAGACTTGAATATGAAAATATCACTTTAGAACTTGTTTATGCATCTGTGAGCCGTACCATTCCATAATAGTTGCTATTGACCATGATTGGGCCACGCCCCCTCAGGTAGACATACTCCTCCCACCAATCACTGACCTGAAGATGCAAGCGCAAGAAAAAAACGGTTAGGAAATCTTTGTTACATCCTACAGTTCAAACCCACTAGCAAAATATGATtatcaagtcaacatgaaattaaattaataaaattattattaaatgttatattcattttaatatgtttaaattaaattaaaattaatattaaataataatattaaagtattaaattaaatattaaactccTTGATTTATTAGCAcactatttattctttttttttttttgcttatgtaATGcccatattaaattaaatatttaataaatattgaatTCCTTGTCTCTGCTTTTTAAGACACTatctattctaaataaaatataaatgtaagccTATCCTCTCCTTGTATAACCTTTAATTTGGTATGTGATGCCCATATTAAACTTAATATTTGATCAATTTGAAATATTACAGAGTTGCAAACaggtaagggggaaaaaatgtgaGAACATGGCACAGATAAGGGGCAAGCTCCACACAGAATTTCTTATAATGATATTTGCATTACATGCTTATTTGAAgttacttaaataaaatgtatatattttttaaaaaggtaattattattatatatatatatataaaaaaaagattgtttaaaGTGAGATTAGGGAAGCATTTTTAAGGCTGCATTAGACGATTAACAGGCATTTTGTGAAGTTTTTGAGTATGGTTTGCTGTTTGCTCTCACATAGTTGGATGCCCACATGGCTTTCAGTTTGAGGTACCACTGCAGGCGGTTTCCCAGACTGCTCTCAAACTCCTTGGCCAGAGTCGTCATCTTCTCATAATCAGAATCGCTCATCAGTGGACGTGCAGACTCCAGGAACTGTAAGCAGGAGagaatgttaacaaataaaaaaaaaatcccccataTAAAGTGGTTTGGTGATGACGACATTATGATCTCACCCTCTTAACGGTGTCCTTCACTGCTGGAACAGGCAGGTTGGGCAGAGATCCTTGGTAACTGTACAATAGAGGCTGTCTGCCTGAGAAGATCCTGACCATGGCCTGAAAACAAGCATATTTGGTAAAGTGTGTGATTTTGATGAAATTAAAATACTCTTCAATACAGTTTATTATGCATTGACAATTATGCATGAGTAAATTATTTGTAGGATGGTTCCCTCAAAGCCCGGCACAAACACACTGACTCCACCATAGCTGCAAAAGTCCAAACTTCTTCTTTATTCACCGTAACAGGTCGGGTGGTTGTAGGTTAGGTGTGTCTGGTAATAGGACTGTACTAACCGCCCAGACTTTGGTGGTGTTGGACACTTTCCCATGCTGTTCAAACATCCAGCCGTGATACGACAGTAACTGCTTCAGACAAAGCCTCATGGTGAAGATCAGCAACAACCAGAGCAGAGTGCTGAACAACACTGCAGAAACCACCGTCCGGCACTGAATGCTCAGAGAATCTCTACAGACAAAGAGACACAATATTACACTGCTGTatgcaatactgtaaataatgttttattagttGATGGGACACTCTATGAAAACAGATGCAGTCTGATTTTTTAAGCACATTTTTGAAAGATTTTAAATATCATATCAGACAAATAATGTATTTAAGTGTTCACTTTCATTGAACTTTTAGAtgattcattttgtttattatgcAAAATCAGATCAGATATTTTAATGTCGTCCTTGAAAGTGTCCTGTCCATAAGTTATCTTCTTAAAAGTATGATATATTcaatatgacagttttttttaagtagtaaatcatttttttaaaaaggaaaataagacTGGAGAAAcaactaaatttatttttaataacacctgctattttaaacaaaaaataaatatgtacattgcTATTCAAAAGCCTgggatagattttttttattttacacatttcttaaataattattttatgttcaccaaggctgtatttatctGGTCAAAAAAAGCAGTAATactcttaaatattattattatttttattgtaatatattttaaaatgcaatttattcttgtgatgttttgctgtatttccagcatcattactccagtcttcagtgtaacaagattcttcagaaatcattctaatatgctgatttgctgctcaagaaacatttattattatcaatgctgaaaacagttgcttTTTGATGTCTAGAAATTTCAAAAGGACACTTATTTCAAACAGAAATcgtttgtaatattataaatgtctttatcgtCACTTTTCCTCATACTTGCTATATAAAAGTACTAAattcttcaacaacaacaacaaaaaaacatattgcttcaaacttttgaatggatgAAAGAATAATGTCTTAATGCTAGCTGTTGTTTCCAAATATGTTTTAATCGGAAATGCAACAACCGCAAAACACAGTGCTCCTTGTAGCgaaaacatttgattaaattaaaatgactggattattgttaatatatttagatttttttttaatattaaatcacACAAAAGTTAGAACCAgctatttattattaaagtcatTGTCACACACATATGAGGGACACAAAATAACATCTGTTCTGTAGAATAACTCTTTTGCTTTTGTCTGAAAGCATCTGAATGAAGGTGTGTAAAGGTACACCCTCTTTGGGAATGTGTTTATAAGTTCATGGGTGGGATCCCcgtatttttttaagtttcaatgTGAGTTACATAAGAGGATGACAAATGTTTCAGTGTATGTTTGAGCCACTGAAGCGGTTCACACTGCAgataattcatttgttttgctAGTTCTCTCTTTAAAGAGCAAGGGATCAGATTTCCCTTTGGTAATGTGACCTCGATTACCCGACTGGCAGATGTTCCTGGATTTTAGCGATGAGGCCCATGGAAGGGTCCGAGCGTGTGTACATGGTGGCCAGGATTGCGATGACAACAAACAGCCATGAGGACGGGCTGGCAGGATACACACCAGTGATCACGTTGTTCTGTACAAGAGAAAGAGTAAACAAACACAAGGGGAAAAAATGAGGAATGATCTCCAGCATAAACAAAAGACACATTACGAAATCCAGCTGGGGAACGTGTGACAATAAACATTATACAAAATTTCTAACTGAGCTATTTGCTTTTGTAAAAGAGCCTATATTGCTCATTTTAGTGttcatgtgtgtatataattctaaaataaatgcattttataatcaATTACAAAATTCATTATCGACTTACACATTAttacatgcacaaaaataaacagaaaatggaCAGATTTTGCAgatgatgacaaaataaaatctaaattagctatttggttttataataaataaatgtttgcttatttattgttaatttgtgCATCTcatccttaaataaataaatgtgtattttataatcAAGTATACAGATGCATCAGCAACATTAAAAAtactattacataaaaataagtacaaaattGACGGATTTAATAAGTGATGAAATAAAATCAAGATGTCATTTGCTTTTGTAATAAagattttattgtgcatttaattgtttgttgtgaattttatccaaaaataaatgtgttaataacCAATCAGATGCGTTATCAACATTAAATGCACTATTGCATAAacataaataagtataaaattgACTGTTTAAtagatgacaaaataaataaaaatgaaaattgcttttgtaataaagattttattgtgcatttaatttttacataaataaatgtttgtttttataaatatttgttttataaacaaatataaaaataaacttttaaactttttgacacacacatatacacacatatatatatatatatatatatatcgtagtATAGCATATATAGTACAAGCAATTTCTCACATAAATTTCATCACAAAGGATATTAAATGCATTGCAAATAGCACTTCATGTTACCTTTAAAGCTGTTAGTACGTACAGTATAATGTAAGTTTAGTTTACCTTCAGCCGTGTGACCCGTTTCTTCCAGGAGCGGAGGCCTGACAGATAGACCTGTCTCAGGGCCTGATGGGAAAGCTGCAGGTCG
Proteins encoded in this window:
- the LOC113042113 gene encoding carnitine O-palmitoyltransferase 1, liver isoform-like, with product MAEAHQAVAFQFTITPEGIDLQLSHQALRQVYLSGLRSWKKRVTRLKNNVITGVYPASPSSWLFVVIAILATMYTRSDPSMGLIAKIQEHLPVGDSLSIQCRTVVSAVLFSTLLWLLLIFTMRLCLKQLLSYHGWMFEQHGKVSNTTKVWAAMVRIFSGRQPLLYSYQGSLPNLPVPAVKDTVKRFLESARPLMSDSDYEKMTTLAKEFESSLGNRLQWYLKLKAMWASNYVSDWWEEYVYLRGRGPIMVNSNYYGMDFLYVTPTPIQAARAGNTLHACLLYRRKLNREEIKPSRVPVLNVPLCAAQCERIFNTTRIPGEETDSLIHWQDSEYVAVFHRGRYFRLWLYHAGRMLSPREIEQQIQRIMDNPSPPVPGEAKLAALTAGDRIPWAQARKEFFSSGVNKRSLDCIEKAAFFVALDDDEQGMRGDDPAGNLDRYAKSLLHGKCYDRWFDKSFTVVVYKNGKNGLNAEHSWADAPIMAHVWEYVMTTDSFQLGYTEEGHCKGDVASSLPPPTRLTWDIPAECQERIERSLAVAQALADDVDFHVLPIQEFGKGDIKKCKISPDAFIQIALQLAYYRNRGTFSLTYEASMTRLFREGRTETVRSCTSESCAFIRALEGGESKEVCRRLFRTAAEKHQHLYRMAMTGGGIDRHLFCLYIVSKYLGEESPFLNKVLSETWRLSTSQTPLQQVELFDFVNHPDYTTCGGGFGPVADDGYGVSYIIIGENMINLHISCKHSCPQTDSHKFGADIKKAFEDLLELMSPEKLDPSKAEQNHSKKSKKDL